From the Mesotoga prima MesG1.Ag.4.2 genome, the window CCAAGTTCTTCTGAATCTGCTGCGGTCGAAAGACGCATGCGTGAAACTGAAGCAATTGTCGAGAGAGCTTCGCCTCTAAAGCCAAACGTAATGAGCGAGTCAAGATCCTCTATCGAGGAGATCTTACTCGTAGTATGGGGTTTTATTGCAAGTTTCGCTTCCTGGTTAGTCATCCCACTACCGTTGTCTCTAACCATTATGTATTCCTTACCACCGGATCTTATTTCGATTTCAACTAATGATGCTCCTGCATCTATACTGTTTTCTACAAGCTCCTTTACAACAGAAAAACAACCCGTTACCACTTCTCCCGCCGCGATCTTTCTCACAACATCTGTCGGGAGCTCGTGTATTCTCATAAAAAGCTCACTCTCCTCCCAGGGCAAGCTGGCGACGCCTGTCAAAGAGAATAATTGCGGCCGAGGCGGCTACATTAAGGGAGTCCACTGTATCTTCCATAGGTATCGAAATGAGACGGTCACTTCTTTCCTTTACCAGTCGCCTTACACCCTTCCCTTCATTCCCGAACACAATAGCAGACTTTTCAGAGTATTCGTTTTCATAATAAGGGATTCCTTCCATATCTGAAGCATAAATCCAGAACCCTTTCTCCTTCAGAATCTCTTCGAACTGTGCCATATTTATTATCTTTATTATCGGAATTTTAAAAGCAAGACCGGCAGAGACTTTCACAACCGACGGGGTTATTTCCGCGGAGTTACTCGAGGTAATTGCGATAGCATCCGCCCCAACTGCCACTGAAGTCCTAATTATTGCACCAAGATTATGCGGATCCTGAATCTGGTCAAGAAGTACAATCGTAGCTGTCCTTTGCTCTTCAATTGCTCGGAGGAGCTCTTCGGAGTCAGAGTAAGGAAACTGTTTAAGATCAATCACGACGCCTTGATGCTTCTTCTCTCTACAGAGATTGGCAAGCTTTTCTGGTGCCATCTCTTCAATTCTGAATCCCCTTGCCTTTGATTCCTCAGCCAGTTCAAGAAGTTGCGAGTCGACATTTTTCTGATTAGTGAAAACTATGCGCTTTACGTTCAGAGCTGAAGAGTCGACTGTGAGAAGCTCTCTCAATACATTTCTTCCATGTAAATACATTAAATCACCCTTTCGAACAGCTCTCTGATTCTCTCAGTCTTTCCTTCAAGAAATAAATATCCGATGAGAGCTTCAAAAGCGGTGGCCATTTTATAGTCCTCATCATCTCCATGTTTTTTTGAACCTCTTGAATTGTAACCCCTTCTGACGATTTCTTTCTCTTCTTCATCAAGAAGGTCAGCAACTTCTTCAAGAGCTTTCCTTTGACCTGAGGCACTTACGTAATCTTTTACTATGTTGTGCTGATGACCTGCTCTCCTCCGGGCCTGCGGCAAGGTATTCAATCGAAAATAGAGCGAATAAACTGCATCTCCTAAGAAAGCAAGGCTGTCAAGCGACAACTGGTCAGGACTTACCGAGAAAGAAAAGAGATTATCCCTTTTGTCGTTACCGTTGTTATAGGTATTCATCAATCCTCTCGATTAATGTTTGCAACTTTGATAGATCCTTTCCACCTGCCTGGGCAAAGTCTGGTCTACCTCCACCGCCCCCTCCAAGGTCTCTTGCGATTTTCCTGGCGATCTCACCTGCGTTGAATTTGTCAGTAAGTTTCTTCTCGACCTTCACAACGAACGAGACTGAGTCTTCCAGCTCGTTGAATATTATCACTATTCCGCCGCCTTCTTTGCTAAGAAGAACATCGGCCCCATTTCTCAGGGCGCTAGAAGGAGCGTTTTCGACCCTTCTTATGAGCAGTTTCGTCCCATTAACGATCATCTTCTTATCTTTCATCAGGGAGTCTCCAGAGAGCAGCTTTTCTTTCAATCTTTTTATCTCTTGTCCACCTGACTTCAGCTCGTTCAAAACCCCTTGAAGCCTCTGGATAATTAAATCTTCGGGAACCTCAAGCACTTCTCTTATTGTTTTCTGCCTGTTGAACAGATTTCTGAAATAATTAAGAGACGTTTTTCCTGTTATCGCTTCTATTCGCCTTGTCCCTGCAGCAACAGAGGTATCGGAAAGGATTTTGAAGAGACCGATTTCTCCGGTGTTGTCAACATGAGTGCCTCCGCAAAGTTCTCTGCTGAATCCTTCGACTGATATTACCCGCACCTTGTCGCCGTACTTCTCTTCAAAAAGCGCCATCACATCCTGCCCTTTAATCTCGTCAAAGCTTTTTTCTGCCTTATCTACTACTTTAGCCTTGAGGATCTCTTCATTTACGATTTCTTCAACTTCGTTGAGTTCATCTGTCGATAACGGCTGAAAATGCGAAAAATCGAAACGTAATCTATCTGGCTGAACCAGAGAACCAGATTGGTGGACGTGTTCCCCAAGCACCTTTCTTAACGCTGCGTGCAGCAAATGAGTAGCGGTGTGATTTCTCGTTATCGCCTTTCTTCGGTCCTCATCCACCGAAAGCCAAGCTTTGTCCCCAACATGTAAAGCACCTTCTTCAACAAAAGCCCTGTGGACTATCATCTCCTGGTAAGGTATGAACACTCTCTCGACCTTTGCAGAAGCATTGTCTGTACGGATCAAACCCGTATCGGTAACCTGTCCTCCTCTTTCGGGATAGAACGGTGTTTTTTCAAAGATTAAATCTCCGGTTTCGCCTTTGCTAAGGGTTTCTACGGCGTCACCTTCTTTTAGAATGGCGACGATCTTGGATTTGTCTTCGAATCTCGAGTAACCTGTGAATTTCGAATTGCCGGTCACAGGAAATATAGTTGAATATGCTTCGACGTTGCTAAGATATTCTCTGTCTCCCATTGCCTCCCTGGCCCTCTCTCTCTGTAACGCCATTTCCCTTTCATAGCCTTCTTTGTCAAGAGTTACACCGGTACCCGCAACGATCTCCTCAACAAGTTCCAGGGGGAATCCATAAGTATCGTGTAGCATGAATAATTCGGGACCTGAAAGTTCTTTCTTGTCGACAAGTACTGACTTCAATCTCTTTTCACCATTTACAAGTGTTGAGAGGAATCTCTCCTCCTCTTTAAGAGTGATTTCTTGAGTGAATGAAAGCCTCTGCCTCAGTTCGGGATATACATTTCCCATATGATCCGCAACTGTCTCCACTATTCGGTAAAGAAACGGGGAACTGTATCCGAGCAGTGAACTGTGGCGTACAGCCCTTCTCAAAATTCTTCTGAGTACGTATCCACGACCTTCGTTAGAGGGAAGAATACCATCTGAAACCATAAATGCAACCGATCTCGCATGATCGGCAATGACTTTTATCGAGATATCGGAGCCCGGTTTTTCCTTATACTTAATTCCAAGGATCTCTTCAATCTTTTTGATTATCGGTATGAACAAGTCGGTGTCGAAATTCGAATCGACATCTTGAAGTATCGAGGCGGCTCTTTCAAGGCCAAATCCCGTATCGATGTTCTTTCTTTCGAGGTAAGTGAGATTTCCTTCCTCGTCCTGGTTGAATTCTGTAAATACAAGATTCCAGAATTCAAGAAATCTACCGCAATCGCAAGCGGGGCTGCAGTTCTCGGGATCCGGGCAGTTGTCTCCATGACCTCTGTCTATGAAGATCTCTGAATCGGGTCCACATGGACCGGAGGGCCCGGCCGGACCCCACCAGTTGTCCTTCTTTCCAAGCCTAATGATCTTCTTTTCTGGGATGCCGACTTCATCTCTCCATATTGAAAACGCTTCGTCATCGTCAAGATAGACGGAAACCCACAAACGGTTTTCCGGGAGATTCAGATACTCGGTAACAAATTCCCAAGCCCATTTTATGGTCTCTCTCTTAAAATAATCGCCGAACGAGAAGTTACCCAGCATCTCGAAAAACGTTTGATGTCTAGGGGTTCTTCCTACGTTTTCGATGTCGTTAGTCCTTACGCATTTCTGACAGGTTGTTACTCTTCTGTAAGTGGGTTCTATCTTGCCCCAGAAGATCGGTTTAAAAGGAACCATCCCGGCGACTGTGAACATCAGCTGGGGATCGTTCGGTATCAATGAAGCACTCTGCAACCTTTTGTGATCTTTAGATTCAAAAAACTTGAGATAACTCTCTCTTATCTCAGCGCCAGTCATGTATTTCACTATCTTGCCTCCTCAAGTCAAAAGAGTAAGGAAAATATAAAACATGGGTGTTACGAAAAGAACACCGTCTATACGATCAAGCATACCACCATGTCCAGGCAGCAAACTGCCAGAATCCTTAACACCGTGATATCTTTTGAAAGATGATTCGGCAATGTCACCAATTGTACCAAATACGGCTACCACAACTGCCAATACCATGAACTGAAGTATTCCCAGGTCGGGACCGTTGTAAAGTCCTGTTAGTTTGCTCAAAGAGACGAACAGAAGCATAAAAAGAAGAGAAGTCACGTATCCACCAATTACTCCCTCGAGACTCTTTTTGGGGCTGTAACTCGGAGAGATCCTGATGTGACCAAATTTCTTTCCTAAAAAGTAAGCCCCGGTGTCGAATAGCCACACAGATGTTAATGACATCAACGCCATAGATGAACCGAACCCGAGATAGATGTGATAAAAGAATGCAAGATCGAAGCCAATGTATATAAGGGAGAATACGGAATTAGCTATTATCTCTTTGGCACTCCTTACATCGGCGACTGTAGTTATGACTATCGAAGTAATAGAAATCACACCCACTGCAAAAATCAACTCCGGTCTAGGAGCTGCAGATTCAACTCTGGCAAATCTATCGAGAAGTATTCCGTAAGCAACGATTATCGCAGGTATTACCCCGGACAGAGCAATTCTGACTGACTGATGGTTCCGCTCTTTTAAACTGAACTTTAGGTATTCATAGTTTGAAAAAAGCACCACGGCAGAGACCAATCCAATGAATGAATAATAGTTAACGAAACATAGAATGACAAAAGGAGCCACAACGGCAGCGGTCACTATCCTGATACCTGTCTCCGAGATTTTCTTCATCAGTCCAATGCACCAAACCTTCTTTTCCTTTTTGAGTAATCGTCCACTGCTCTATGGAATTCCTCTTTCGTGAAATCAGGCCACAGAGTTCCAGTGAAAAACAGCTCACTGTATACCGATTGCCACGTCAAAAAGTTGCTGAGTCTTTCTTCTCCAGAGGTTCGAATGATCAGATCGGGTTCGGGAACATCTGGAAGATAAAGATTCATGGCTATGTCTTCTTCCGATATTTGTTCCTTTCCGATCTTAAGAATCTCGTTTACCGCGTCAACAATCTCTGCCCTTCCACCATAATTAAGGGCTACGATAACATCAAGTTTCTTACCCATCGAAGTCTTGTTCTCGATCTGAAAGACGAAGTCCCCGAGTTCAGGAGGAAGCTCGTTCAGCCTCCCCATGAATCGCATTCTAACGCCCTCTTCCAGCATACTGCCGACTTTGCTGCTTATGTAAAGGAGCATCAGTTCAAATAGAAATTCGACTTCTTCCTTTGGACGCCTCCAGTTCTCCGTGGAAAACGCGTAAAGTGTTACGTATCTTATTCCAAGATCTGCACACCAGTGAGAGGCGGCGTCCGCTACTTCAGCACCCTTTCTGTGTCCTTCAATTCTCTCAAGTCCCCTTTTCTTGGCCCATCGGCCATTTCCATCCATTATAAAGGCTACATGAACGGGAAAGGCCATTAAAAGTCCATGATCTCCTTACTCTTCTTTTCAAAGGCCTTGTCCATCTCTTCAATATATCGATTTGTAAGCTCCTGAATTTCCTCCTCGAATTTCTTAAGATCGTCCTCAGTCATCTCTGATGCCTTTTCAAGTTCTCTAGCTTCCTTTATAACGTCTCTTCGGATATTTCTAATAGCTATCTTTCCCTTCTCCGCATTATCTCTTGCGATCTTCACCCACTTTTCTCTCTGTTCCGTCGTCGGTACAGGAAAGTTCAACTTGATATTGACCCCGTCGTTTATGGGAGTCAAGTCAAGTTTAGAGGCAAAGATTGCTTTTTCAACTTGGCTGAGGACGCTTCTATCCCAGGGCTTAATGACTAAAGAACGGTCTTCGGTAGTTGTGATTGTGGCTATCTGGTTAATCGGTGTAGGCACTCCGTAATAGTCGACCTTTACAGACTCAAGAAGGGCAGGGGAAGGTCTGCCCGTACGCATTTGGGCGTACTCTTCCACGATTTTTTCTACGCTCTTCTTCATTCGGTTTTCAGCATCTTTCAGCAGGCTATTCATGATCTTCCTCCCTTTCTCTCGTATGTCAACGGAATTATATCATGTAAGGCTTTTCGTATTAGTAGCGTCAGAACTGCAAAAAAGGTTTGTTAGTTGAATTGGGTAGTCTATTCTGGTAAAATCATACAGGTGCTCTAACCATGACAGGAGGTATGTAAATGTTTTCAGTCCTTAGTTTCATTGCATATGCCCCGGCAGGAGATGTGGCAGCTCCTTCGACAGATCCGGGGGCAGCAACCAGCGGGGGCTTCTCAGGAATAATCATATGGCTAGTTCTTATGGTTGCTTTCTTCTATTTCCTCATAATTATGCCTCAAAGAAAGAGGGATAAGCAGTTCAAGCAGATGATGGAGAAGCTCAAGGTTGGCGATAGAATAGTTACGGCCGGCGGAATCATCGGAAAGATTACAATGATAAAACCTGACAGCCTAAGGATCAGGACCGGCACCGGAACAGAACTTGATGTTACAAGAAAGGCAATCGCCGTCGTAGTTAATAAAGGCGAGAATGACAAAGAAGAAGTAGAACCCGATGTGAATGTCAAACAGTAATAGTTTCAGGTACATTTGTAGATATTGGAAGGGGGTGTCTGTCCGAGTCTTTCGGGCAAAGTCCGTATGAGAGCAAACCAAAAACGCTTGATCGTTACCGTTGTGGTGTTTGTTGCGGCATTATTGCCACTACTTATACCTCACGGTAGTGCACCAGCCGGAAGCAGCTTCATAGATAAATTGGCTGCGAACATCAAGTTAGGGCTTGATATAAAGGGTGGAGCTCTTCTTGAGTACCAGATGCTTACCGATGTCTCTGATCAAGAGATGAATGCACTTGCAGACAGAGTCATTGAAGTTTTGAGGGCAAGACTGGATGCTGCCGGATTCACTGAAGCAACAGTAGAAAAGGTTACCACGGGAATTTCGTTTGGGGAAGATATTCCACCTGTGAGAGTGAGAGTTCAAATTCCTGGAATAACAGATGTATCTAGAGCCGAGAGTCTAGTGGGAAAGACCGGGAGGCTCTATTTTGCTGATGTTCTCGCGATTGAAACTTCGGTTTCTACGCCTTCTATCCCAGCAGGAATGTCGCTGGAGATAAGCAGGAGAAAGCTTCAAGGAGCCGAACCTTACTGGGTCAAGGAACTTCACTACGGAGAATACGTCGGAGGAGTACAGAACAACACATGGTATTTCATCAGTCCCAAAGTCAGCATAGGGTCTAGCTATGCAGAGCTTGACGGAAGCGTGGTTACAGATGCTAAGCCTTTGGTGAACAATCAGCCCAGACCCGGGCAAGGAAGATTCATGGTTTCTCTGAAGTTCAGTTCCGAAGGTGCGAAGACTTTTAGGGACATTACTTCAGTGAAGTCCACATATGCCGATACCGATATGAAGAAGAGGCTCGCAATTGTCCTGGACGATAGGGTAATCATCGCACCTCTAGTTCAGTCTCAGATTTCCGATGGAAATGCCGTAATTGAGGGTTTGAATTCAATCGAAGAAGCGAAGGAAGTTTCCATTCTTGTCGGAAGTGGAAATCTTCCCGTCGATCTCGCATCGTTCAACAAGAGAGTTTTGTCGCCCACGCTCGGCAGAGATATCATAAATTCAAGCCTTTGGGCCGGAGTAGCAGGTATCGTTATAATAATGATCTACATGGTTGTCTTCTACAAGAAGATGGGTATTGTGGCAGACATCGCCTTGCTGTATAATGCGGTGCTTCTCTTTGGAATGATATCTCTTACCGGTTCAATTCTCACACTGCCTGGTATAGCTGGTATAGTTCTGACAATAGGAATGACAGTCGATGGAAATGTTCTGATCTTCGAGAGAATAAAAGAAGAATTGAGGTTGGGAAAGACGCCGGAGAACTCAATAGATTCGGCCTTTTCTAAGGTTGTGTGGACGATTTTCGACGCCAACCTCACTACAATACTCGCCGGTCTCGTTCTCTTCTATTTTGGAACGGGTACGGTTAAGGGATTCGCAGTCACACTTATAATAGGCGTTGTAGGCGCAATGTTCACAAATATAGTGGTGTCAAGAACCGTACTTACGGGAATGGCGGGAAGTCTCAAACCCCATCGCTACGTTGAAGTTGAAACGGAAGGGAGAGATGCAAGATGACCTTCAAAGCAGACTTCGTCGGAAAAAGGAAGTATTTCATTGCTCTTTCCCTTGTGCTGATTGTCGTCTCTGTTATCTTCATTTTCACAAAAGGATTCAATTTTGGAGTTGACTTCACCGGCGGAATCGAAATAAGCGTTTCCGTCCAGGATGTCGATATGACTGTGGCTGAGATGAGAGAGCTCCTGAGCGCAGAGGACCCCGATTTTGCGGCTGCAAGAATCATAAAACAAAGACCGCTTACCGAAGAAGGTTCTTCCGAACAGAGGAGTAGATTCTCGATTATCGTCAATACTTCAGAGAGTGAAGAATCCATAACAGCAAAGATGCTGGCCGGACTAGAAGTGAAAGATGTTACAAATGACAATATACTTTCTGTGAGTACAATTTCGGGATATGCTGCCCAGGAGATAAGGGGATATGCTTGGATTGCCGTAACAGTGTCCATGGCGCTTCTTCTTCTATACATAACGATTAGATTCAAGTTCTCTTTTGGAGTAGGAGCTATACTAACGCTTATTCACGATGTGATTATAGTACTGGGATTCTACAGTATCTTCGGAATTGAGTTCAATGCACCGGTAGTTGCGTCACTCCTTACTTTGGTTGGATACTCTCTCAATGACACGATCGTCGTTTACGACAGAATTAGGGAGAATACCAAGAAGATGAGGGGAAAGACGATAGAAACAGTGGTAAATACAAGTATCAATGATGTAATAGTTAGATCGATAAACACTTCTTTGACCACTTTTCTGGCTGTTCTCACTCTCTTCATATTCTCGGGAGAGGTCTTGAGACCATTTGCGTTCGGAATGCTGGTCGGTGTTGTCGTTGGAACATATTCCTCTCTGTACATCTCCAGCCCTGTCGTTATCGAGTGGTTGAAGAGATCAGAGAGCAGAAGCCACGCTTGATCGTTGTCTACCTCTTGAAAAGTGAAACCTGGTAGAGTATAATTTTTTTAGAGTGGGGACGTAGCGCAGTTGGGAGCGCGATACAATGGCATTGTATAGGCCGAGGGTTCGAATCCCTTCGTCTCCACCAGGCGGGGAACGTGAGTTCTCCGCTTTTTCAATTTTGGTGATGTGGATGAAGAGACTCCTCGTTTTTGTCTTGGTGTTAATTGAAGCCGCACTAGTTGCAGTCCCCTCTGTGTTTTTCACTGATGATGGGAGAGCGGTGCAAAGAATACTGAACGTTCTTGAGGATGCGCAAGAAGAAGTTATCTTGGTATCTTACTCTCTTGATGAAACCGAGATAATTAAATGTCTCAATCACCTTGAAAGAAGGGGAGTAAGAATTGAGGTGATGATCGATGATTCGACTGTGGATAGAGCCTTCGCAAAATCACCGGAGTTTGAAATCAGGAGCGATACTGCAGCGGCTCTAGTCCACTCGAAATTTCTTGTCGTTGACAGACAAGTGATTGTCTTCGGAACGGGCAACTTCACTGAAGGAAGCCTAAGAGAAGATTCGAATAGCTTTTTGGTTTTCGAATCTCCATCGGTAGCTGAGTTGTTTCTACGATACTTTGAAGCGATTGAAACTGGGGTCTCTTTGGACGAAGTTAATATTGGAAACATTGATTTCTACTTGTGCCCTTCACAGGAGGCAAGGAAAAGAGTAATAAAGGAGCTTATGGGAGCTAGAAGGGAGATATGTTTCGCTATGTTTGCCTTTACCGACCCGGAAATCTTAGCAGCTTTGAAATTTTGCGCTTCCATTGGAGTGAGGGTTACTGGAATAGTAGACAGCTGGAACGAGGATTCTCCTTTGCGGGAATATCTAACTTCTGGAATGGAAGTAGATGAAGGCGGTGCTGTCACAATTCACGACAAGACATTTGTCGTTGACGGAGAAACTGTGATTACTGGTTCGGCGAATGCGTCTCTGAGCGGCTGGGGGAAAAATCGAGAGGTAGTTGCTATAATCGACTCGAGAGAACTTGCAAAGGAATTTGTGAATCATTTCGAGTATATAAGGGGGGTCTCAAGATGATTGTCAGAACGGCGCTGGCTCAGATAAATACGACTGTTGGAGATATAAACGGCAACAAGAATAAAATCATAGAGGCAATTGATCAGGCGACCGCAAGTGATTCGGAAATACTTTTGTTCCCCGAACTGACAATTACGGGCTACCCACCTGAAGACCTATTATTAAACACAGGCTTTCTCAGAGAGAATTTGGCTGCGCTTAAGGAAATCGCCAACTACACAGAAGGAAGCAAAACAATGATCGTTCTTGGGTTTGTAGATTTC encodes:
- the rlmB gene encoding 23S rRNA (guanosine(2251)-2'-O)-methyltransferase RlmB, producing MRELLTVDSSALNVKRIVFTNQKNVDSQLLELAEESKARGFRIEEMAPEKLANLCREKKHQGVVIDLKQFPYSDSEELLRAIEEQRTATIVLLDQIQDPHNLGAIIRTSVAVGADAIAITSSNSAEITPSVVKVSAGLAFKIPIIKIINMAQFEEILKEKGFWIYASDMEGIPYYENEYSEKSAIVFGNEGKGVRRLVKERSDRLISIPMEDTVDSLNVAASAAIILFDRRRQLALGGE
- a CDS encoding Mini-ribonuclease 3, with the protein product MNTYNNGNDKRDNLFSFSVSPDQLSLDSLAFLGDAVYSLYFRLNTLPQARRRAGHQHNIVKDYVSASGQRKALEEVADLLDEEEKEIVRRGYNSRGSKKHGDDEDYKMATAFEALIGYLFLEGKTERIRELFERVI
- the alaS gene encoding alanine--tRNA ligase — translated: MKYMTGAEIRESYLKFFESKDHKRLQSASLIPNDPQLMFTVAGMVPFKPIFWGKIEPTYRRVTTCQKCVRTNDIENVGRTPRHQTFFEMLGNFSFGDYFKRETIKWAWEFVTEYLNLPENRLWVSVYLDDDEAFSIWRDEVGIPEKKIIRLGKKDNWWGPAGPSGPCGPDSEIFIDRGHGDNCPDPENCSPACDCGRFLEFWNLVFTEFNQDEEGNLTYLERKNIDTGFGLERAASILQDVDSNFDTDLFIPIIKKIEEILGIKYKEKPGSDISIKVIADHARSVAFMVSDGILPSNEGRGYVLRRILRRAVRHSSLLGYSSPFLYRIVETVADHMGNVYPELRQRLSFTQEITLKEEERFLSTLVNGEKRLKSVLVDKKELSGPELFMLHDTYGFPLELVEEIVAGTGVTLDKEGYEREMALQRERAREAMGDREYLSNVEAYSTIFPVTGNSKFTGYSRFEDKSKIVAILKEGDAVETLSKGETGDLIFEKTPFYPERGGQVTDTGLIRTDNASAKVERVFIPYQEMIVHRAFVEEGALHVGDKAWLSVDEDRRKAITRNHTATHLLHAALRKVLGEHVHQSGSLVQPDRLRFDFSHFQPLSTDELNEVEEIVNEEILKAKVVDKAEKSFDEIKGQDVMALFEEKYGDKVRVISVEGFSRELCGGTHVDNTGEIGLFKILSDTSVAAGTRRIEAITGKTSLNYFRNLFNRQKTIREVLEVPEDLIIQRLQGVLNELKSGGQEIKRLKEKLLSGDSLMKDKKMIVNGTKLLIRRVENAPSSALRNGADVLLSKEGGGIVIIFNELEDSVSFVVKVEKKLTDKFNAGEIARKIARDLGGGGGGRPDFAQAGGKDLSKLQTLIERIDEYL
- a CDS encoding phosphatidate cytidylyltransferase, with the protein product MKKISETGIRIVTAAVVAPFVILCFVNYYSFIGLVSAVVLFSNYEYLKFSLKERNHQSVRIALSGVIPAIIVAYGILLDRFARVESAAPRPELIFAVGVISITSIVITTVADVRSAKEIIANSVFSLIYIGFDLAFFYHIYLGFGSSMALMSLTSVWLFDTGAYFLGKKFGHIRISPSYSPKKSLEGVIGGYVTSLLFMLLFVSLSKLTGLYNGPDLGILQFMVLAVVVAVFGTIGDIAESSFKRYHGVKDSGSLLPGHGGMLDRIDGVLFVTPMFYIFLTLLT
- the uppS gene encoding polyprenyl diphosphate synthase, which produces MAFPVHVAFIMDGNGRWAKKRGLERIEGHRKGAEVADAASHWCADLGIRYVTLYAFSTENWRRPKEEVEFLFELMLLYISSKVGSMLEEGVRMRFMGRLNELPPELGDFVFQIENKTSMGKKLDVIVALNYGGRAEIVDAVNEILKIGKEQISEEDIAMNLYLPDVPEPDLIIRTSGEERLSNFLTWQSVYSELFFTGTLWPDFTKEEFHRAVDDYSKRKRRFGALD
- the frr gene encoding ribosome recycling factor, which gives rise to MMNSLLKDAENRMKKSVEKIVEEYAQMRTGRPSPALLESVKVDYYGVPTPINQIATITTTEDRSLVIKPWDRSVLSQVEKAIFASKLDLTPINDGVNIKLNFPVPTTEQREKWVKIARDNAEKGKIAIRNIRRDVIKEARELEKASEMTEDDLKKFEEEIQELTNRYIEEMDKAFEKKSKEIMDF
- the yajC gene encoding preprotein translocase subunit YajC, producing the protein MFSVLSFIAYAPAGDVAAPSTDPGAATSGGFSGIIIWLVLMVAFFYFLIIMPQRKRDKQFKQMMEKLKVGDRIVTAGGIIGKITMIKPDSLRIRTGTGTELDVTRKAIAVVVNKGENDKEEVEPDVNVKQ
- the secD gene encoding protein translocase subunit SecD → MRANQKRLIVTVVVFVAALLPLLIPHGSAPAGSSFIDKLAANIKLGLDIKGGALLEYQMLTDVSDQEMNALADRVIEVLRARLDAAGFTEATVEKVTTGISFGEDIPPVRVRVQIPGITDVSRAESLVGKTGRLYFADVLAIETSVSTPSIPAGMSLEISRRKLQGAEPYWVKELHYGEYVGGVQNNTWYFISPKVSIGSSYAELDGSVVTDAKPLVNNQPRPGQGRFMVSLKFSSEGAKTFRDITSVKSTYADTDMKKRLAIVLDDRVIIAPLVQSQISDGNAVIEGLNSIEEAKEVSILVGSGNLPVDLASFNKRVLSPTLGRDIINSSLWAGVAGIVIIMIYMVVFYKKMGIVADIALLYNAVLLFGMISLTGSILTLPGIAGIVLTIGMTVDGNVLIFERIKEELRLGKTPENSIDSAFSKVVWTIFDANLTTILAGLVLFYFGTGTVKGFAVTLIIGVVGAMFTNIVVSRTVLTGMAGSLKPHRYVEVETEGRDAR
- the secF gene encoding protein translocase subunit SecF; the protein is MTFKADFVGKRKYFIALSLVLIVVSVIFIFTKGFNFGVDFTGGIEISVSVQDVDMTVAEMRELLSAEDPDFAAARIIKQRPLTEEGSSEQRSRFSIIVNTSESEESITAKMLAGLEVKDVTNDNILSVSTISGYAAQEIRGYAWIAVTVSMALLLLYITIRFKFSFGVGAILTLIHDVIIVLGFYSIFGIEFNAPVVASLLTLVGYSLNDTIVVYDRIRENTKKMRGKTIETVVNTSINDVIVRSINTSLTTFLAVLTLFIFSGEVLRPFAFGMLVGVVVGTYSSLYISSPVVIEWLKRSESRSHA
- a CDS encoding phospholipase D-like domain-containing protein; this translates as MKRLLVFVLVLIEAALVAVPSVFFTDDGRAVQRILNVLEDAQEEVILVSYSLDETEIIKCLNHLERRGVRIEVMIDDSTVDRAFAKSPEFEIRSDTAAALVHSKFLVVDRQVIVFGTGNFTEGSLREDSNSFLVFESPSVAELFLRYFEAIETGVSLDEVNIGNIDFYLCPSQEARKRVIKELMGARREICFAMFAFTDPEILAALKFCASIGVRVTGIVDSWNEDSPLREYLTSGMEVDEGGAVTIHDKTFVVDGETVITGSANASLSGWGKNREVVAIIDSRELAKEFVNHFEYIRGVSR